The Synergistaceae bacterium region AGCCGACGCTAAGGCATTCTACGACAAGCAGAAAGGCAAGATACCTGCAGCTGCTTCATTCATAACGGAAGAGGTGATGAAGAGATATGGGAGTAGCCAGGCTTAAGAAGGCAGAACTGTATTATCACAAGTCCGTTCATGAACAAATCGCCGCTGTACTTCAGGAATCTGGTGCATGTCAGATTATCAGCACCTCAGAAGAGAGTTTTACCCCTCCCGCTGACATCGAGGCACTGATTGCGAAGAACGACGAAAAGCTCTCTGACGTACGTTATCTGACCAGAACGCTCACCCCGCACTATGTTGACCCTGTCCCTGCACTTGACAGGATGCTGGGCGAGAGGCCTGACGTTACGATGGCTGACCTCGAGGAGCTGGCTGCTCAGACGGACTTGAAGGCGGTGTGCGATTCCGTCCGCGCCGTCGAACGTGAGACAGGAGACACAAGGCAGAAGCTCTCCGAAGCCAGAATGAACGCTGCGCTTCTCTCTGAGCTGTCGTTCTTCCCCTATCCCCTGTCTGTGATTACCGAAGGAACGCGCACTGTTACCGGCCTAATCGGCACTCTGAAGGCCGCAAACATAAGCGGGTTCAAGGCGGCACTCGGAGACCTCTCGAAGTTCAAGGACGACTCCGAGATCGTGATTGCTCCCGTCGGCGAGAAAGCAACCGATGTCTACGCGGCTGTTATCTTCTCGCGTGCGGTTGAGGCAGAGATCCGCGAGGTCTGCGCAAAGAACGGGCTCGCGCTCGTCGAAGTTCCTGCTGTCTTCACGGGAACAGCTGACGAGGAGAAGGAGAAGTTCACCGTAGCAGTTATCGAGCTTGAGGCGAAGGAAGCAGAACTTGGCCGGAAGATGTCGGCTCTTGCACAGGAACATGTACCCACAGTACAGAAGCTCTCCGACTACTACAACAGCCTTTCAGCGCGCTATAACGGCATGGCGAACAGCGACGAGACGGAATGCACGATGCTGACGCGTTTCTGGATTCCGACAGAGAAGGCCGACGCACTGCGCCAGAGCATTGAGGCAATCGGCACGGACATAGAGCTCACGTACTCCAACCCCGCGCCCGACGAAGAACCTCCTTCACTGCTCAACAACGGCAACACTGTCAGGCCGTTCAACATTCT contains the following coding sequences:
- a CDS encoding V-type ATP synthase subunit I, with the protein product MGVARLKKAELYYHKSVHEQIAAVLQESGACQIISTSEESFTPPADIEALIAKNDEKLSDVRYLTRTLTPHYVDPVPALDRMLGERPDVTMADLEELAAQTDLKAVCDSVRAVERETGDTRQKLSEARMNAALLSELSFFPYPLSVITEGTRTVTGLIGTLKAANISGFKAALGDLSKFKDDSEIVIAPVGEKATDVYAAVIFSRAVEAEIREVCAKNGLALVEVPAVFTGTADEEKEKFTVAVIELEAKEAELGRKMSALAQEHVPTVQKLSDYYNSLSARYNGMANSDETECTMLTRFWIPTEKADALRQSIEAIGTDIELTYSNPAPDEEPPSLLNNGNTVRPFNILTELYSSPKYRGIDPTPLLAPFFWIFFGMCLGDAGYALVVFGTILWVFKKYKKIAPGVKDFIKLFLFCSVSTFIYGVISGSFFGNFIDSFLPPLIPMKNALMLVDPMTNPMQVLGISLLLGVIHLMFGLLIAAYDKLRHGEFIDALGNDISWFLLIVGLCLYGVGLGGMLPPHFIQVGGAMAVLGAVIIFIYAGKGEPNWFKKIINGFLALYGSTSYLGDILSYSRLLALGFGSAVIGMVINLLGGLAADIPYVGWLIAVTVIIGGHIFSIAINILGSFVHPLRLQYVEFFGKFYTGGGEPFTPLTLSQEYVNVRA